A window of Ananas comosus cultivar F153 linkage group 11, ASM154086v1, whole genome shotgun sequence genomic DNA:
ATGGTTCTCGAGCTGTTTGTGCTTGTAGTAGCTGAGTATTAAAATCTAAGTTTCAGACAATTACGTACTAAAACGCAAATTTTTTAAGTTATGTATCAAGCAAACATTAACTGCAAGTTCAGCTCTCTATGCAGGGTTTTATGCTCTCAGAACATtccaaaaatctcaaatttaattttttttaaaaaattgaaaagcgATTAGAGACTCACTTGTACATAACATCAAACATCTCTTGGACAAGCCTCTTTAGGTTTTCATCGAACGTATTGATCCGCTTGTTCCTCGCTCTCAGCATCGGATCGGGATACTCCACGATCCTCAACGGCGTCTCGAAGCGCAGATCCGCGGCTATAGAAGCAACCCAACACAAAAATCTCACCAaacttatcaaaaaaaaaagtggggggggggggggggggggggagtgcACAACTGCTCCGTGCCGAGAGCGATGAAGCGGCATACGAGAGGCCGTAGTCGTCGTGGCGACGAATTGGGAGGAGAAGCCCGCGGCGCGCGTGGGCGGAGAACGCCATGGGAGGgggtgagagagaggaagagggaaaagggcgcagggagagggagagggttgtGAGAGAGGGCGAAGTGGAgcggagagagaaagggagagagggcGCAGTGAGAAGAGGCGTGAAGATAGAGAGTCGCCGGGGAGGCGGCCGTGGGCGAGGCGTGGAGTCCGCGTTCGCCATTCGTGCTCTTTTCGTGACAATCAAGGTTGTTAGATACCGATTTTTAATCTTATTGAGCGAAAATATACGAAAACCCTCTCAGCTTTGTCTATTTTGTATCACAACTCCTCGACGAtctttttaaacttatttaCTGAGGTTTTTCAATATCTGGTGTTTTTTGCactgtacttttaaaaaaactaattttttaaacttttattaaagAAGGAGTAATTCATGAACGTTGTCAACGactaatagtaaattttttttttcaaaaaatgcaaaattataGCAACTCCTCCTTATCATAACTTAGCCTGATTACTTAgccatttgaattttaaattgtaaaaagGGTCAGCATAAACCTTCAACagtagtatttaaaaaaaaaattattattgtttattcAGCAAATACattataaagtaattaattataataaaaataataataataattacgaACATATCgaatacataaaaatatatatttgtgtaCGCTACCTCATGAAATAATTTGTAAACCTTTATACCCGACATACACactcaaaattttctaaaaaaattaagaatacaAACCCTTAATATAAAATTgtgagtaaaaattaaattttcgagAAGCAATCTTGATAATAACCACAACAGTAGCTTTCTCAAGTTTTAATTCttgagaaaataattaaaataagataaaaaatatatataatttatttaaactataaattattttgagttgactatttaatcttttataattttatttttattagctatttttttattttatttaatcagAGCCAGTcaactttttataaatttaattagtataaattgactttaaaatattattgactgatttgaagtaataatttttaaaaaaaaatggatagtaaaattaattaattaaaatttaaaaaggtgAAATTGCTAATTCAAACTTCAAAGTGTTCTACGGTTGACAAGTTATGCGTTCTACAGTTGTGGGCTTATCACGTTGTCCCCGTATCTTATCCGAAACACTCGATAAACCCCGCCAATGTCCCCTCCCTCTTCAACCtcttcgtcctcttcctcccGCAACCCTAAACCCCCTCTATCCTTCGCACTACCGAGCTCCTCCCATGGCGAAGAACCCCGAGAAGAGGAAGGAGCTCACCTCCGTGGAGAGGAGAGTGGCGCGCATCGCCAGCCACCTCCTCCCTTCtatctctcccctctctcccgCGCCTCCGATCGTGCGATCCGTGGCTTCGGCCGAGGACAGCTACAGGCGCGTCCATGGCGAGGTCTCGGCGAAGGAGGCCGCGTGGAGAGAGGTGTGCGATGATGAGTCGGGGAAGGGGTTCGTCGACATTATCTATGAGAAAGCCCTCGGGGAAGGGATCGCCAAGGTATTGTAATAGAGATGGTTctcgatttctttttttttccgttaaATATATAACTGTTTGTTGAACGAGATGTAAGTGTATTCCTTATTTTGAAATGTTAAactcaaattgaaaaatgcaAATAAGAGCAAATTAAGCTTCAGGGGTTTACTTCAAAATGGATTAtattacccttttttttaatgttagatTCCCATTCTTTATTTCTTATGCTCTTCAAACGTTCGCCTAAggtatcaaaagaaaagaaaaaaaaggggggggaaTGGGAACTTTTTGCACAATATCCTGGCTAATTTTGACAGTCGTACTATGTGAACATCAATATTGATATAAGCGAGTACCAAAATGGACAGTGTCATTTTGGTTGTTAACAGTCACTGTTCTTTTCCAGGTACAATGTTTGTTGATTTCTTTTGGTATATTTCATTGTATTCAATTTCATTCCAATGTGCATATATTTGCACATGTTCTGGTGATTTTTGATTATTTGACATGAAGAACTACAAAATAGGAAACATAATGTCCAATTTCTGTGTATAGTATAATCTGTTAGTCTAAGAACTAAAATTGCGAATGACTAAAGCAATAGATGTTCCCTGAACTTGTTTATATGATTTCCTTCGGAAAAAAATGCTTGTATGATGAAAAATATTCTCATATTTCATAGGATAGTTCAAACTTGTTGATACAACATCTGGTAGCCTGGTAAGTTATCTAAATTTTGCACTTTTCTGGATctttcttacaaaaaaaaaaaagtcctggatctatatatttatacttttgtttcttttatttctccAGATCACAATCAATCGTCCAGAAAGAAGAAATGCTTTCCGGCCCCTAACAGTTAAAGAGCTTATGCGTGCATTCAACGATGCTAGGGATGACAGTACAATTGGTGTCGTCATTTTGACAGGAAAGGTATATGATATTTAAATAGATGGCCTTGTGATAAACGTTTTTAgatctcaatttttaaattcttcaaTTTGATACTATAATTTTGTGATTGTTAAGTTCCACAATAAATACTAGGAACTTCACTGCATACACACACCCTCATGTGAAttgagaaaaagaattaaaatgttTGTGATATAAATTCCATAGGACTGAGCAACTCTGACTGATAGCTCAGGAAAATACCTTTTTGTGCCTTTTTAGCCTTTTCTGCTTTTCTCTGCAGATGGCTACCGTTGGAATACCTTACCAACTTTGAATTTTGCAGCCTCCATAGGAGTGCAAAGCATCAATAATTACTTTACCTTTTCCATATAATAACTCTTATGCCAATGCCATTGTTTACTTTTAACTTAGGGAACCAAGGCCTTTTGCAGTGGTGGTGACCAAGCATTGAGGAGTTCTGATGGATATGCTGATTTTGACAGTTTTGGTCGTCTGAATGTATTGGATCTTCAGGTAGATATCCTTGTTCTTATTTTCATAGATTTCCTGTTGTTCCTCTTCTTTAATTGTATACTAGTAAATGAGACTTAGGCCATCATGATTCTTGCGTGAGGCTTACGACAAAAATGTGTTTCTTAGAGGACTATAGTCTATAATCATTGCGCATATTGTTCATGACAAATGAGTTGCGTTAAGTACTTCTGATATTTTCGATGCGCTGAGCTTTCATTGTTATTTCAGTCTGCAACACAATGTTTTTGCATTGAATTTTGTCACCTTTTCTTTGTTTGCAGATCTGTTAGTTGATTGTTGGAAAGTTTGCATACTTTTACTAAGTGGACGATATCCTCATAATAAGTGTACTTACATATGCCTTGTTCTAGGAATAGTCTGAGAAGAGGGTCGATCAGAAAAATGTTAGTATAAAGATAGTAAACATCTTCTGCCATTATAAGACTGATCTTCTTTTGACGATGACCTTTCCGCATAAGAGGATCTTCTAGTGAAAACTGTGCTATTTTGATTCGCTCGCTACTTTACATCTTTCTGTAAGTTCCATCTGACTGCTTCAATAGTTTAATGAGCAGTCATCCAGTAAGTAATAAATTATACTTACGGGCTATCGTCTTTTTACAGGTACAGATTCGCCGTCTCCCTAAACCAGTCATCGCGATGGTATGATTATCACTTTCAATATTCTGTATGCTTaaattttcctctctttttttcccaaTTAAATAATTGACACTCTTATTTATGATTAGGTGGCAGGTTATGCTGTAGGCGGTGGACACATATTACACATGGTCTGCGATCTAACAATTGCAGCTGACAATGCAGTTTTTGGTCAGACTGGCCCTAAGGTGGCTATCATatctttattattatcattCCTGAAGAATACTTTGTCTGTTTGTGAATAAAGTAAATGTTAGTTATTTTGAATAAACATCATTGTTGGAAATGTGAGGTATCTACTAACCTTATAGTTAGACAACTTGTGAAAAATCAGCTACATGTAACATACGGGCATTTCTTATGcaagtggtttttttttctttttttccaaaatcaTATTTCCTGGGTGTGCAGAGTTATCTCTACTTTTAAAAGTCATCACTATTGCATGTGCTTAGGCAGATATATCCGGATATTTGGTATTAAGACATGATTGTTGGGCTCCATCTATGTAATAAACAGCTTGTAGGAAATCTCAGTCATGAATCATGTCAAATGTGATGTTGGGGATCAATAACTACCGTGTTTATTGAACTCGTATGGATATTACTCCATATAGTCTCTTTTGTGCGAGTTAGTTAGGGGAAGATACAAAGGTCTTGAAGCGTTGACAGTGAAACAAACCAGTCAGGACTCTTggaaaatcataaatttagaaagTTCAATTTTATGGAGAATAGTTGGAATCACATTATTCAGGATTTATGAGTTATAACAACATAATTACTGAAGAGTTAATAAATTAGTAGTGATATGGTTTCTCCTATCTTGATGTGTGATATATTGTCAGGTTCAATCAAATTGACTGTCACCATGTTCCCAAATGTTTCATCAGCATGCATTCGATTTGAATAAACATCATTGTTAGTTATTTTGAATAAACATCATTGTtgatcttttttgttttgtaatGTCTTATTGCAGGTTGGAAGCTTCGATGCTGGTTATGGTTCCTCGATCATGTCCCGCTTGGTAAGCTAAAAATTTGAGGTAGGTGAGTTTCATGATATATGGCTACCTCTTGCAAAGAGAATCAGTATTGATGTTATTATAGCAAGCCTCCTTGTTAGCGTTCTTGCAGATGATATGTCGAGTGTTTACTTCATCACAAAGGATAATTTTGAAACTAATCATTCTTTTATATGTCATATTTTTACAATGAATCCTTTTATATACTAcctatttattatgttttctaCTGCATGTTTTCATGTTTGGCCAGGTTGGACCAAAGAAAGCACGAGAAATGTGGTTCCTCTCGCGATTTTACACTGCTTATGAAGCAGAGAAAATGGGACTCATAAATGTGGTAGTGCCAGTAAGTTCGCGAAAGAAAACACTAGTTTCCTGTATCGTCTCTTATACTAACACTTCTCAGGGACTAGACTGTACAAATGCAAATCTGGTGTCTTTACTAATatggtctttttctttttattgaggATAATTTACTCGTATGATCATTACCAGCCAAAGAGTCAGCTTTAAATACACTGCTTAATCTCGTCTagtttataaattcaaattttatttaagtttttgaaaattttctcacATTTGTCAACCCAGGTTCTCCCCTTAATTTTTTTCtgtctcaattttcataagATTTGGCTTACCATCATCAAAGTCTGGCACCTCTACATCCTCCTCTACAAAGAATCACTCATTCTTGAATAGTCTTATACATACGGGTTGGCCTGTACTTGTTTAAGGATTCACTGTATATTCAATGATTCCCTATATGTCCTACCTGAAAGACAGAAAGTCTCGTCCTTAGGCAATCCACATGCATCCTTACTGTCAGTTGGTCATATTCAAGAAATATGTTGCTTAATGtcaagataaaaataaaaaataaaaaaagaaggatgCTGCTATCCTATGACCGATCGCCTCATTAGTCCAGAATATCTAcaaatttattgaaataaattttatatttacactgaaaaaaaaaaaaaaagttcatgtGATTGACCCTCAAAAAGAAGCAAGTTCCTGTAAATTTGTGGATTGCGTAGTATTGGTGGCAACTGGCTACAATTTTGTCTCAGATGTGCTGACTGATTATATCCTTTTCTCTTTGTAGCTTGAGATATTAGAGCAGGAAACGCTTAAATGGTGCCGGGAAATTTTGCGGAACAGCCCAACAGCCATCCGGGTGCTCAAATCTGCTCTTAACGCTGTAGACGATGGCCATGCCGGTCTTCAGGTACTCTCTGTGCTGTATAAGTTTGGTCTACAAATAGCACAATGGTTTTATACCATAAAGAAATAACACTTTGATTTAAGGTTCGATGGTTTAATTTGTTTTGGGTGGATTCTGCCATTCCATCTCTGAGAAAAATCATTGGCTACCAGTTTAACTTTGATGCAACTAATTGAGGCATAATGAAAATATTTGCCTTTTCCGTgctataaagaaaagaaaatgaaggaTACTGATGGAGAATgaaccaaaatttgaaaaatctgTCTAGTTTGTATTGTTTGCGCCGTATTCAATTTCTTGAGTGCAATACGAGAAGCTGCTGTATGCATAAACTTTACATAGCGAAAATGTTATCCACATGATTATACACAATATTTACACTGCACTGAGAGTGTTTAGATTTATAGCTTCTGTTTGACATGCAAGAGCAGTTGCCGATCTTTGCGCTCAGTCCCTCAGATTACAGTTGAATGCTAGATTATCATTTTTCTAGAAAATCACGCAAAAATGATCTGAGCTTGCCACATTTTTGCTCCCCCTCTCCTTTCTACTGGCACTGCAAGTCTTCAGTATTTTCCAGTTAAATTCTTCCCTGATGCAGGAGCTTGGTGGGAATGCAACACTCATCTTTTATGGCACGGAAGAGGCAAATGAAGGAAAGACGGCTTACATGGAGCGGCGACGTCCCGATTTCTCAAAATTTCCAAGGAAACCTTAATGCCTCGTTCTGATTCTCATCTCTTATTTACTTTGTTGTATGAGAAGTTGCATGAACGGAGCTCTAaatctttttttgtattttagtaaatatattattcaatAACAAAATCAGCTAGATCAATAACATTATCTTTGTTTAAGCACAGCACCATTGTTttgtcttcttttcttttttgtcggTGTGAAGTGTAATATAAAGACATTAATATCAGCAAAATATcatggttttgtttttttgaaaaagattgAGTAAAATTCAACAACTTTTTAGTGAAAGTTTCCGTCGTGGACtttttaacatttatttttttaataaaggtttttttttttatatatataacttggtTTGATGAGATCGCGAGGCAAATCACCAAATGTCGATTCGCGCGTACTACGGCATCGTCGGTTTTATCCACTTCACAAATCTCGTACGCCACGTCAGCATTGCAACTACTGTATTCCACGTGGCAAACTATCATTCGCGGATTCAATGTTTCGTGTTCGGGTACATTGTAGGAGATCAACCATCCACGTCCTCTCCCACCGCCTCTTCCATCCGTTGTTCTATAACTTACGCCGAAGCGGTGAATAAAGTAGAAACCGAGAAAGCTCGGAAAAGGGCGAAACGATGCTTAGGGCTACGGGAAAGAGgttgctagggttagggttagggtttccgcAGCGGGCCTCGCCTGctggcggcgccgccgccgctgtggGCGGAGCTCCGGCGGCGATCCGGGGATACCATGAGAGAGTGGTGGACCACTACAACAACCCTAGGAACGTGGGGTCCTTCGACAAGGACGACCCCGCGGTGGGGACGGGGTTGGTGGGGGCTCCTGCGTGCGGCGACGTGATGAAGCTCCAAATCAAGGTCGACGAGGAGTCGGGTAAGATCGTCGACGCGTGCTTCAAGACCTTCGGATGCGGCTCCGCGATCGCCTCCTCCTCTGTTGGTTCGTAACATCTTCGTGTTTGAAatcgatttcttttttttttattttttggtttcgATCTCTTGCAGTTCCGTACTGTTTTGATTTGCTATGCTGTAAATTTAGTTGCTTTTGCTTTTCGTTTCAATCAGTGGCGTATTTTAAGAATAGAATTATTGTGAGGGGAGttgatttggattcaaattgagCACAGGTTTTGTTAAGAATGGAATTATTGTTAGGAAACTGAGTAGCGAGTACTCTGGTTTCTTTGAATTGATGTAACAACTGATGAAACATTTCTGAGAACTGCTCtttcctaatttttatttacctaaaaccggaaaaagaaaattatgtgcTAATCCCTGTGTTATTGCTGCAGTGATGAGAAGTTTTGGATTGAATTGTATTGCTTGTTCCTCTGTTTTCATCATATTATTACTCGATCCCTGAACTTCTCTCTTTAATGATTTAGTTCCTGAATGTTTTCATTACGAAGGGATTCAACAATTGCACTCTTAGCTCTTATCTGCTAGTCCAAAATATCTTAATTCTTTGCTTCATGATGCCCCATTCCCAGTGTTGGGTTAATTCTGGCTCTTTTCAATCAACTGAATTTGTAAATCACTCCATAGTAAAATTGGAACAATGTTTTAATAGTCAATTTGTAGAAAGAGGGTATTATGAAATGAATTTCAGTTTTGTACGGCAAACAGGGACGGCGAACTGCAAATTGTATTAAAGATAAGCCTCTAAATGTTTAAGCCAAAAATTCAGGGACTAGATCAGGATATTTCAGAAGTTCATGTGCATTTTACtctcaaatttttataagatttcTGTTATGTCTTCTGGCCTGGTGATGCTGGTTTGGTTTTGCTGCAGCTACTGAATGGGTGAAAGGAAAACAAATGGAGGAAGTAGTGTCCATAAAAAACACGTGAGTCCTGCTCACCTTATGCTCTCTTAGTACTTAATGCCCTTTTTCAATTATTGTCGAGTGTAAAgagtttctttttattttttgcatgatGAAATCTACTTGATAGATgtcttcttttcttgttttttactttattcAAACTTCTTAATTTTTCTACCTTATATAGATGTGGTGATGGAAATTTGAAATCTTATTTTGCGGATGGCAAGAATAGAACCTAAAACATGAGATTACTACAgttcaagaaagaaagaaagaaagaaaaggaaagaaaaaaaaatgattacaaAAAATGAAGTGTTGTGTCCTTTTTCATGGAAGATGCCCTTTGTAGTGAACAAAAATCATGTCTTTGTATGCTGCATCCGCAGAGGATAACACTTAGTCTGACTTATTAGCTTTACTATGTCTTACATGAAAACAAAATtctcatattaaattataacaTCTTACTTCATTGTCTAGATTAGTCCCTTCTATAGAAATTTAGATGCCTTTCTTCCATTATGGTGTTTGTCATGTTGGGGCTAGGGCAGCCTGAATGCCCAGTATCTACAAACCTTTATGGTTTTTTTTCCACAATGTTCAAAGGCCTTTTCAAATCCATAGAAGCAGTAAGTGAAGCAGAGTTCTTTCACATATGTGACCAAACTGTCTGGTGTAGtcgtcttttcttttttgattcaAAGTCCCGCTTGtcattttatattcttttctaCCATTCGCATGGCAGATTCCCAGTTGCACTGTGGGTGGGATTGACTTTACATGTATCCTTAAATTATAAGATGTCCTTTTATCTGATTAGAACCAAAGTATAGTCTTCATCAAAtgctttaattaattactagGTCATATATATTGCAGCCGCTTGCGGTGCTTTATACATATTTCCATGGAATAAAAGACATCATAATGAAAATGTTTGATGTTGTCCCTCCATATTTTAGTGTCTTCTTATATCACAGAGCATTTTTGGTGGAGCTAGATTTCAAAATCTAGATCTGAATTCATAACTGTTTAGTTGGCAGCATGATTTAAATGCAACACTTTACATTCTGGTTTTTTACTGCTAACGTATTTGACCTCGAAGTTGCATAATAATTTATCTTGGATCGAAAAGATAATCGTTTCGCAAGAAACTGATGACTTACTGCAGCacctttttgttatttttgctAGCTTGTAGTAAAATATTGAAATAGAGTATCTGTAATAGATATGATGAGCAATTGAGGATGGGAAAGAATGCGTTATGCCTTATCCAGCTCTATGGAGTGGGAAAAGGCTGGAAAAAGTAAAAGATGGAGATTTAGGATGCGAACATGATCAAGAGTTTGTCGTGTCAaatgttataatattttggtaACATAATTTAGCATAAAAAATCAATGGTTTTTTCAATCAGTTTTATAGAATGCTTAAAAATGTTTAAGCAAAAAGTTCAGGGGCCAAGTTGCAATGTCGAAATTTTCTTTGTGCTTGTatatacttccgatagtattagaatattttatccTCTGCATTTGAATTGAACCTTCttttatacatttatatatcGCAGAGAAATTGCAAAACACCTCTCACTTCCGCCAGTGAAGCTCCACTGCAGCATGCTTGCTGAAGATGCAATCAAGGCTGCTGTAAAGGACTATGAAGCTAAGAAGGGTTGGACGTCTCAAAAGAGTGACAATGCCGAAGCAGCTGGGGTAGCCAATGCTTGAATTCTGCAATCTCTTGCTGTCCAAGGATGTGACTGATAGCTGCCGGTCTCGTGGGATGCGCACATTTTCTTTCATTATCAAGTACGTGAGTCGATACAGAGTGCTTTATAGCTGGTTTAAGGTGTGGTGTGGGATGTTTAGTTGTATATCCTAATGCACGAATAATGAGGATCACACTTCTTTCGAGTGGTGATTTAGACTTCCGCTGACCCTCTCAGCACGAGAAATCATATTTGGTGcatgtaaataaaaaagatgagtCTTAATGTGCATAACTATGGCGCTGTTATAGTTTTGTTTCAAAATGCAGGGGCTTGGCTGTTGACGGGCTGTTGACGGGCTGTTGACGGGCCGTTGACCAGTTTTCATTGATGAAACGGCTGCGATACTATATCTTCCGGGTATGTAGGCACTTTGCTTGTTTACACTCCGCCGCAGGTTTTCTCCTGTGTTTACCTTTTAAACCTTTTGTACTCTTTGGATCTTGAAGTGCTTTATCTCgaaatatattgtaatataccggacTTGTTGTGACCCGCCGATGATGAGAATTTGCTGAGGCGAGGACGGTGACGGGGATGATGGTGGCCTCGGACTGCGACTCCGGGTTAATTGGGTTAAAAAGAGTAAGACCAGGAGGCCATAGGAAGAAGGGATGGGAATTGGAGGTACTGAGAGGGGAAttgagatgagagagagaattgggGAAGGATTGTGAGTAGGGTGAGGGGATAATTTTGGAGAAGAAGATAACTAGTTTTCATTCATAACTCCCACCTGGTTACAATTACCCTATATTACTCATCTCCAAGATCTCGTTCACAGTAGAAAAGGCAAAAACTACAGGGATTACATTGCAAAATAGTAATTAACTTGGTCGGTACTGGGTCAGGCTTTCGGATAAGATCCCCTTCTGTTCCCTCCGGCTTTCCTTAGTGGTCGGATCCTCTCATTCAGCGCCTACCCCGATACCGGTAAGCACCTGCTCCAATAAGCTTGTTTATTTACTATCTAACCCCCTCGACTTGGTCTAGATACTGTCAGATCCTCTCCTCCACGACCCTAATCACCTCGTTGCCCTCTTCTCCTCCGCGCGCGCTCTCACCCCTTCTACTTCCATGGTCACCCCGACCGTCACATATATCTGTATCAAAAGTTGTGACCACTAGGGTGCCGATGGTTCGGCATCCACAATCAAATCACCTTAACAAGTGGGAAAGCGATGAGAAAACTGTCTTTTGCGCTCATTCGTTGGCTGTCACATGAGGTAGGGAATTTTCACAAATCACAAATCAAACTGCCATCACATTTGTCTCTGCTAACCACATGTTCTGTGCAGGTT
This region includes:
- the LOC109717269 gene encoding 1,4-dihydroxy-2-naphthoyl-CoA synthase, peroxisomal, encoding MAKNPEKRKELTSVERRVARIASHLLPSISPLSPAPPIVRSVASAEDSYRRVHGEVSAKEAAWREVCDDESGKGFVDIIYEKALGEGIAKITINRPERRNAFRPLTVKELMRAFNDARDDSTIGVVILTGKGTKAFCSGGDQALRSSDGYADFDSFGRLNVLDLQVQIRRLPKPVIAMVAGYAVGGGHILHMVCDLTIAADNAVFGQTGPKVGSFDAGYGSSIMSRLVGPKKAREMWFLSRFYTAYEAEKMGLINVVVPLEILEQETLKWCREILRNSPTAIRVLKSALNAVDDGHAGLQELGGNATLIFYGTEEANEGKTAYMERRRPDFSKFPRKP
- the LOC109717271 gene encoding uncharacterized protein LOC109717271, which translates into the protein MLRATGKRLLGLGLGFPQRASPAGGAAAAVGGAPAAIRGYHERVVDHYNNPRNVGSFDKDDPAVGTGLVGAPACGDVMKLQIKVDEESGKIVDACFKTFGCGSAIASSSVATEWVKGKQMEEVVSIKNTEIAKHLSLPPVKLHCSMLAEDAIKAAVKDYEAKKGWTSQKSDNAEAAGVANA